The sequence below is a genomic window from bacterium.
AGTTAGAAGGGAAATCGTTTTTAGGGGTACAAAGGGAATGTATTATATCGTATTTCGCAATTAATCCCATTTCCCATTCATTTTTCAAAACAAACACAGCACATGTGTGTGATCGTGTACTTATTACACTCATATAGTCGTTTGGATTTTTTCGTTTCTCTATACTAATTAACCATGTTTCACAAAATGAGGAGTAGGGCATGAAAAACCTTACAAAAAAACTAATTCTTACATCGCTGATGGCTCTCATGGCTTTCAGTTCCGCCTTCGGGCAAAACGGTACTTTACGGGCAAAGTTCGTGAAAAGTACTGATGGTTCGCCGGTAACGGATGCGACATTTTCCGCCGTATTGGCCTCAAATAATCAAAGTTACGGTGTACGGACGCCAAATGCTCAGGGTGAAATGGAGTGGTCATTACCGCCTGGAAACTATTACGTAAAACGGCAAACAGGAAACTATGTTGCCACCAACTCAGTTACGGTTACCTTATTAGCAGGGGAGACAAATTCAACACTCGTGACCAATCCTACATCTCTTACCCCGCTCGCCTTTTTACGCGCTAAATTCGTGAAAAGCACAGATGGTACGCCAGTAACCGATGCAACATTTACCGCAGTATTAACCTCCAACAATCAAAACCAAGGTACGCGCACACCAAATGCTCAAGGTGAAATGGAGTGGGCATTACCTCCAGGAAATTATTATGTAAAGCTTCTAACAGGATACTACGTTGCTACTAATTCTGTTACAGTTACTTTAGTTGCCGGAGAAACTAATTCTTCGCTCGTAACCAACCCCACTTCTTTGACCCCGAGTACCATCTTACGCGCTAAATTCGTGAAGACCACCGATGGTACGCCGGTAACCGATGCGACATTTACTGCAGTATCAACCTCTAATAATCAAAACCAAGGTACACGTACCCCAAATTCTCAAGGCGAAATGGAGTGGGTATTAGCTCCTGGAAATTATTATGTAAAATTACTAACAGGTAACTACGTTGCAGCCAACTCTGTTACGGTTACTTTAGCCAACGGTGAAACTAATTCTACTCTTGTAACCAATCCGACCCAAATAGTTCCTAAATCTATAATCAGAGCCAAATTCATTAACAGTCATGACGGAAGCCCAATAACAGACGCAACTTTTCGTTTTTTTGATCAAAACGGCAATTATTATACAGCACAAACGCCTGACGCCAACGGAATTATCGAGTCAATGGTTTCACCGGCCAATTTTCGTGTGCAGTTACATTCAGGTCTTTATGTTGCATACACCAGCGGGTCCATTACCGTCGAGCCGGGAACCACAAATACCGCCTTTGTCGATACGGCACGTGTTCTTACCCCTCTGGGCGTCAAAGCGCATTTTGTCAACTCCAACAATACTGCAGTGATTAGCGGAAAAACCGTCAAAATCACAGATGGTTCTAATAATACAGTGGCCACACAAAACACCAACGCCAATGGCGATGTGTTGATACAGCTTGCGCCCGGCTCATATACGATGAAAGCCTTTGATAACGACGTCAATTATCAAACTCAAAACATCCCTATCACCATTACGAGCAGCGCTCTCTTGGATAAAGGCACCATTAATATGGCGCAAAATGTCTTCGCCCTTTCTTTTGACGGTGTCGGCGATTACGTGGATGCAGGCAATGATGCAAGTCTTGGAACGGTTACGTCGGCTATTACTATTGAGACATGGATACTGCGAAAAACCGGAGGAAGCAATAGCCAACACGTCATCAGCAAAGGTGGCGGCTGGGGCAATACCGGATTCAATCTGCACTTTTATTCTACAGGCGGAGAGCCCAACATGCTGCGTTTTGAAGTAAGAGGTAGTGGTGCTCTTATTTGGGATTTTTACAATGTTGTCACTAATATCGGTTATGATCAATGGCACCATTTAGCGGTAGTTTGGGATAAAAACACAATGCCAGCTCCTAAGGTAATTATTGATGGCACACTTGTGTACAATGCCAGCGGGGATTACACAGGCACTATTAACGCAAGCTCATATAATCTATTTATCGGGCGTAACAGCGGGATCAACGGAGGCGATTTTAAAGGTAATCTTGATGAAGTTCGCCTGTGGAATGTCGCTCGCACGCAAGCGGAAATTCAAGCTTCAATGAGCACTCATCTGTCTGGTTCTGAGTCCGGTCTGTTAGCTTATTATAAAACCGACGAAGGTACCGGATCTCTGATCAACGACATTGCCGGAGCTAATAGCCAGGGCGCTTTGATGGGAAATACGTCTTGGTTATCCACGACCTTCCCCCATATCTCAGGCACCATGACAAAAATTTTGGCCGGCATTTTTTATGAATCAGCCTACACGGACACTACGGGCGAAATGAAAAAAGACTTGAGTACGATTCCTATGGAATTTGGCTTAGAATCCAACTTCCCCAATCCGTTTAACCCGACGACGACGTTGCGTTATGCGCTCAAAGAAGATGTGCGCGTCAGTCTGAAGGTATACAATCTTCTTGGTCAGGAAGTGCGTAACCTCGTCAATGAGTATCAGTCAGCCGGGTTCAAAAATGTGCTTTGGGATGGCAAAAACAATCAAGGCAAACAAGTACCGAGCGGTGTCTATATTTACCGACTTGAAGCCGGTAGCTTTAAAATGTCCAAGAAAATGAATCTTATTAAGTAGTCGTATTCTATATTATTATACCAGCCCCATCCGCTTATGCAGATGGGGCTTTTTTTTGTCTGTTTTTTTTGTTATGAATGCAGCAAATGTATTTCAGGAACGCCTTGATACGGCGTTCTTTCATCTAAAGAGTATCATTCGTTTTTGACATCCCAATCGTCGCAACACCACAAAGAAACCCGCGAAGTCGCCCGTGGGGCTTTTATCAACCTCATCGGCAATTTCGGCAAACTATCTCATTTTGCGTTTGATCTGATCGCTACGCGTGTGCTCGGGCAAACTCTTTTCGGTTACTTCAGCACGACATGGCTTTTGATGCACTTATCATTCATCGTGTGTTATTTCGGCGCACACCGGCTGGTGATTGATTTTGTCGTACGCTATAAAGATACCGACGAAGACGAATATTATAAAAGCATCCTTGGCTATATCATCCTGAGTTTAGGGCTCAGCGCTTTCTTAGTACTCAATGTCTATCTTTTCGCCGATCATCTAGCCGCTTATATGGGCAAACCGCCCGTCGCCGACTATATGAAAATCATGGTATGGTGTGCACCGTTTTACTGTCTTACCACCATCCTCATGACCGCCACACGCGGCCTCAAAATCATGAAACTTTGGGTTTTTATTCGCAATGGATTTGAACCGTTGGTGGATCTGATTCTGCTTCTCGTCGTGTTTTTTGTTTTCGGTTCGATAGCCGCACCGTTCTGGGCCAAAATGATCGCATTTACGCTCGGTAGCGGGTTATCGATATATTATTTTAGAAAACATTTTTCGATGCGGCGGATTTTTTCACATCTTCCGGATGGTTCGACTTGGAAACGCATTTTTTCTTTCGGCTTCCCGGTGATGTTTGCCGATTTTATTTCAGTAGTCATCCTTAAAGTCGAAATCATCCCGCTCAGTATTCTCGTGCCGAGCGCACAAGTCGCCGTTTTTCAGGTCATCCTCAATACCGGCAACACCATGCGTAATATACCGCAAGCGATTGACCCTATCATGATGCCGGTCGTGGTCGCCATGCGCCAGCGCAATGATATGCGCGCCCTGGAGGGTATTTTTGCTACGCTGATTCGCTCAAGTCTTTTTTTGGCCTGTGGCTTTTTTGTTCTTACGACGATTTACGGTGATTTTTTACTGCGTATATTTGCTGACGAATTTGCTTATGCCGCCGGCGCATTATCTATCGTATGCTTCGGTATGATGATTCATACCGTTACCAGCAACATTGAACCCGTCCTTGTCATGTCGGGGTATCCTTATTTGAATTTATTTAACAATGTATTTCTTGTTGCTGTGAGCATGACCCTTGATTTTATACTTATACCCACGTACGGGATATTTGGTGCGGCCATCGGCAATCTGACCGGATGTTTGTTAACTGCGGCTTTGCAAATCGCCGAGGTACACCTCATACTCAAAATACATCCTTTTCGTCGGGATCTTCTTCATATCGTATGGATTGGTCTTGGATGTTATATTATTTTTAAAGGCTTGGATTTTCTTTTTCCGGCGTGGACCGATCTTTTGATTTACGATATAATATGTGTTTGTATTTTTACGGCGTTTTATCTTTATGTCGGATGGAAACTGTTTTTACACGATGAGGAACGTATCTTGTTTTCATCCATGATACACAAACCCCAATCCGAATAGTCACCGTGTTTTATAAAAGGAAGTAACCGATGAAAATCACCGCCTTTTTTTTATTTGTTTCATTCTCAGCTTCGCAACTATTCGCGCAAGCTGCGGAATCCAAAACTACTGTGGCCGTACTGCCGCCGGATATTACCAAAATTGTAACTAGCGCCGCGACCGGCTCATCGGAAGTCAACGCCATTGCCGATGCACTGACTCAAAAAATCGTTTCGACGCTCGTTGGGTTAAAACGAATCGCCGTCGTAGAACGCGCGGCAATGGATAAAATTCTTAGCGAACAGGATTTCCAAATGTCGGATCTCGCCGCTGAAAATACACCGGTACGATTGGGGGAACTGATGGGCGCGGATTTTCTGGTTATTTTGCATCTCTATCAGGCACAGACGACCCTCGTCACTCAGACCGAAGAAGAAAAACAAACCTGGGGTGATCGTGGTACGCAGTATAGCGGCCTTCTAGAATATGGCATCCGCCTTGTGCAAGTATCTACGGGCGAAGTAACTACCACCAAAAACCTAAAAGGCGACACGGGATTTCTCGCTTATACGACCACGACCGAAGCACTATCGAACGCACTGAATATGAGCAGCGACAAGCTGAAAGATTGGCTCAAAACATCGTTTCCTGTGCGAGGGAAAATTTTTGAAATTCTAAAAGAGAAAAAAGGCGAGGCCGTGTCCGTAGCGATCACTTGCGGCAGCGCATCCGGTGTACGAAAAAACGATGCCTTTAAAGTCGTCGAATATACAGAAGTCGAATTGGATGGGAAAAAAGTAAAACGCTCCAAGGATATCGGCAAAATCAAAGTCAGCAAAACCGAATCCGACGGTATTTTTTCTACATGCGAAGTCATCAACGGCGGTAAAACCATAACATCAAAAATGAAATCAGGCTCTCAATTAGATGTGATATTAGTCAAAGATTGATCTTATAGATATGTAAAAAATAAAGGACATGATCATGCAACGAAGAACGTTTGTTCTGCTTTTTTTATCGCTTAGTCTTACTTCGCTTTTCGCACAAACCGGCGAAACGATACCCATGGATCCTGCGGTACGCAGCGGCGTATTGTCCAACGGTTTAAGATATTTTATCAAAACCAATGCGCGCCCAGAAAAACGTGTGGAATTGCGTTTGGCGGTCAATACCGGCTCCATCATGGAAGATGACGATCAACTTGGTCTGGCGCATTTTGTAGAACACATGGCTTTCAACGGTACGACACATTTTCAAAAAAATGATTTGATCAGCTATTTGCAGTCGGCCGGCGTCAAATTTGGCGCACATATCAACGCGTATACGTCGTTCGATGAAACCGTGTACATGCTTACACTACCCAGCGACAAACAGGATATTATTCACAACGGATTCCTCATTCTGGAAGACTGGGCGCACGGCATCACATTTGACAGCCTCGAAATCGAAAAGGAGCGTGGCGTTGTGATCGAAGAGTGGCGTACCGGTATCGGCGCTCAGCAGCGCATGCGCGATCAATATTGGCCCAAATTATTTTACGGTTCGCGTTATGCCGAACGTATGCCGATCGGAAAAAAAGAAATTCTCGAAAAATTTTCCCACGCTTCGATCAAACGTTTTTACAAAGATTGGTACCGCCCCGAACTGATGTCCGTCATCGCGGTCGGCGACATCCAACCGGACTCCATCGAATATCTGATTCGCAAGCATTTTTCAAATATTGCTACGTCGGATGCCAAAAAAGTGCGCCCGCGTAATGATTTTCCCGTACCTCCGCATAAAGAAACATGGACTGCCGTTGCGCGTGACAAAGAAGCGCCCAACACAATGGCCCAGATTTTTTACAAACACCCATCCCAAACCGTACGTTCAGTTCAGGATTATCGTACGTCCCTATTGCGTATGCTGTACACCGGGATGCTCAATAAACGTATGGAAGAACTGACTCAGCAAGCCAATCCTCCTTTTGTTTTTGGCGGAGCTTTTTATGGTAATTTTATGCGTGCCACGGATGTGTATGCCGTGTATGCGGGTACGGGCGAAACGGCTCTGGAACGAGGACTCCTCGCCGTACTCATCGAAAATCGTCGTGCACAGCAGCACGGTTTTTCTCGCGATGAAATGGAAGATTATAAAAAAGAAATCCTTTCGAACTATGAATCTTCATACAATAATCGCGACAAAGTGCTTTCTTCATCCCTTGCCGATGAATTCGTAGAATATGCCCTTACCGCAGAAGCCGCACCCGGCATGGCATGGGAATACGAGACCGTTAAACGTCTTCTTCCCACGATCACCGTTGATGAGATTCATGCTTTGGCCGCCCAATGGATTACCACGGAAAATCGTATCGGCGTCGTCACCGCACCCCAAAATGAGACCGTAAAACTTCCCGACGAAGCGCGTTTGCTTGCGCTAATAGACTCTGTAGCAACGATCCAAACAGCACCGTACGTATATAAAACCGTACAGGTACCGCTTTTAGCTACGTTGCCCCGTCCCGGCAAAATCGTCAAAACAAAAACACTCAAAGAAATTGCCGCTGAAGAATGGACGTTATCCAATGGAATGAAAGTGATTTTGAAACCGACCACCTACATGACCGATGAAATCAAATTCAGCGCATACAGCTTTGGCGGATGGTCGCTTGGTGCACCCTCTCAGGATATGTCTGCTATTTACGGCATGGCACCACTGGGTGAAGGAGGCATCGCTGAATTTTCTAAAACCGATTTGGAAAAAATTCTATCCGGCAAAAATGTATCCGTTTCGACAGGCATTCGCATGTTGAGTGAAACCATATCCGGGCAGTCGCTTAAAAAGGATATGGAAACTATGTTCCAACTGATCTATCTCAACTTTACTGCACCGCGATTGGACACTACGGTTTTTTACGCCTTGCTCAGCCGGCAAATGGCCTACATCAAAAACCTGGACAACGATCCCCGCTTTGTGTTTAGCAACGAACTCAATCGCGTTGTCAGCCGAGATCATCCCCGTGATCCCTCGGTTTTGCGGCGTGAACGTTTTTCAGAAATCAATCCACAAACGGCATTGGCGATATACCTTGATCGTTTTGCCGAAGCCGGCGATTTCGTAATGACGATCGTCGGCAGTTTTGAGATCGAGACGATGCGACCTTTTGTCGAACGTTATTTGGCCGGTTTACCTACGACCGGACGTAAAGAGACATTCAAAGATCTCGGAATTCGCAGGCCGGATCGGAATATGGATACCACGATTTATCGCGGTGTAGATCCGCGTGCTCAGGTCAATATGCAGTTTCACGGTGCTTTGAAAAAATACGACGATCTTTTTTTATTGCGCGCTACGGCAATGCTTTTGACCAATAAACTCATCGAAAACCTCCGCGAAGACAAAGGCGGAGTGTATGGCACAAGCGCCAATGCGTACGCCAATAAATATCCGGTATCTAATTACGCCGTGATCATCGGTTTCTCGTGCGCACCGGAGCGATTAGATTCCCTGATCGGTGCAGTGCACGAGGAGATTCGTAAATTAGCCGAAAATGGTCCGGCCGAATCCGATGTAAACAAAATCCGTGAAGCATTGCGCCGTGATCTGGAGCGGAATCAAAAAGAGAACGCTTACTGGTTACGATGGATCGAAAACGCTTATTACGAAAACGCTTCCATCAAAAACATTACTCCCGAAGCACAGGAAAAAATGATCCGTCGTTTATCGGCAAAAGATATTCGCAAAATCGCTCAAAAATATATTCAAAACGGCCACGCACTGATTTTTAAAATGCGGCCGGAGGAAAAAAAGTAACATGCGCCGGACAGACTTTGTCAAGTTATGACATACTCTTGATAAGGCGTCACGATGCGCATATATTGATAAATATAGTAATGTAACACCTGCTTATCGCGTTGCAATCAACATGACGATGAATTCTTCGATGAATTCATATCTGTTTTAATCAGCCCAACCGATAAGCTCACATAGATTCCGCTCATGCTTTCAAAAGTCATCGGCCAGGAGGCCGCTAAAAAACAGATACTCACGGCATTTGCCAACGACCGCATGGCACACGCCTATCTCATTGCCGGCGATGAAGGATTGGGTGCCGAAGAATTGGCACTGGAAGCAACACGCTTTATACTATGCAAACATCCGGATCGCGAACGATGGGAACCGTGCGGAGAATGCGCCAATTGTAAAAAAATGGCGACCCTGCAGCATCCCGATGTGCACTATTATTTTCCGGTGATGCGGGCCACCGAAGAAGATGAACAGCGTCGTTTATTGGAAGAAAAAACGCGAAACCTATACGCCCGGGTTCGCATCGCCAATGGCAGTATTCCTATCGGCGACCCCGAAAATCCGGAAGTCAATTCGATTCGCGGGCTCTCCCGCGCGATCAGTTTGCGTTCGTTTGAAGGCGAACTCAAAATTTTTATTCTGACATTTATCGAAGATATGCACGCGGAAGCAACCAATGCCGTTCTAAAAATCCTTGAGGAACCGCCGGCATCCACGTTATACTTTCTCACCACGACCAATATTCACAGCCTGCTACCGACGATCATATCGCGCTGTCAGATCGTCAAACTGCACCGCCTCACGGATGATCAACTATTAGACGGTATCCGTCGCCACCACGATGTAGCTGAAAACCAGGCCAAATTCATTAGCCGACTGGCCAACGGTAACTATTATCAGGCCAGTGAACTGATCTCCGGAGACTTTCCGCGAAAGCGTGAAGCCATGCTGGAGTTCTTATTGGCAGCGATGTCTAATAAATCAGCATCCATCCAGACGATCATCGAACAGTGGAACGAAGAGGCCGAAAAGGATAAGAGTTTTTATACGGACATTTTAACGATGTTGATAACCTGGTTTCAGGATGTCGTGTATATGCGCGAATTGGGTGAAGACAAGTCACTCATAGATCGCTTTTTGATCAATGAAGATAAAACTGAACGACTTGAAAAATTCATCAAAGCTTTTCCCCGTGTTCGCGTCGAAGAAGCTCTGTCTGAAATCGAAAAAGCGGTTGACCTTATAGGGCGAAATATCTATATTAACCTAATTTTAATGAATTTAGGGTTGAATCTTCGTTCCATCGTCAACCCTTCATCCGGTAAATCCTAAACCAATATGGGAAATAGTCGCCGGTAAAACGGTGATTTATATATTTTATGCAAAATCCTATTCAGGTTGAGTTTAAAGCCAACCGCAAGGAGATCTTTCTCAATAAGAACAATCTGGTCGTCAAAGTCGGCGACCACGTTATCGTGCAATGCGAAAACGGCGTTGATATGGGTAAGGTCGCTCTGACTCACGAACAAATACCCGAAGATCTCACCAAAGACAAAGAATTGCGCCAATTCATCCGGGTTGCTAATCCGGATGAAATCAGCAAATTGGCCGATAACCGCAACGAAGAAGAAAAAACCAAAGCGGTCGTAAAGCAAAAAATCATAAAACACGGCCTTAAAATGAAACTGGTGGATGCGGAATACCAGTTTGATCGTAAAAAAATCGTGTTCTTTTTCACCGCTGAAAAGCGCGTGGATTTCCGTTCTTTAGTCAAAGATTTGGCCGGCGAATTTAAAACCCGCATCGAGTTGCGGCAGATCGGTGTGCGCGATGAAGCCAAACGTGTTGACGGTTACGGTCCGTGCGGTAAACAGCTTTGCTGTTCGGGGCATTTGACCGAATTCCAGCCGATCACCACGGAGTATGCTAAAGATCAGGGCTTACAACTCAATCCTTCCAAGCTGACAGGATTGTGCGGACGACTCAAGTGTTGTTTGGCATACGAACGTGATTTTTATGTTAATACGTTATCTCGATTTCCGGGTGTCGGTTCTCCGATCAAAACCAAAAAAGGCCGCGGTGAGATCAAACATCTTGATATCATCGGCAACAAAGTCCACATCAAACAAGACCATGATAACGAATGGGAAACGCTCACACTGGAAGATGTCGCCGACATTCTCGGCATTGACATGAGTGATATACATGGTTGCGGCAGCGGTTGCGCTTCGGGCGGCGACGGTTGCCAAAGCGGTAAATGCAATACCCACGATCACGTGGAGGAAGGCACGATGCAAAATCCGCTCAAAGATTTTATGGAAAATGATCCTTTTTTTGACCAATACAACTTTCCGCGTCCGAAAATCTGACAGCGGAACTCGATAATCACTTAGGAGATGGATATTCCAATGACTACTAACAATGAATTAGCTCACCTTGGTATTGTTAATACCGGTACAATCCACAAAAATCTTTCGGTCAGCCAATTAGTCGAACTTGCAATCAAACGCGGCGAAGGTCAGCTTGCATCCAACGGTGCACTTGTGACCAATACGACACCGCACACAGGCCGCTCCCCCAAAGACAAATATGTCGTCGAAGAGCCGACCAGCAAAGACAAAATCTGGTGGGAAAACAACAAAAAAGTTTCGCAAGCTCAGTTTGATGTGATGTTTAACCGCATGCG
It includes:
- a CDS encoding insulinase family protein — its product is MQRRTFVLLFLSLSLTSLFAQTGETIPMDPAVRSGVLSNGLRYFIKTNARPEKRVELRLAVNTGSIMEDDDQLGLAHFVEHMAFNGTTHFQKNDLISYLQSAGVKFGAHINAYTSFDETVYMLTLPSDKQDIIHNGFLILEDWAHGITFDSLEIEKERGVVIEEWRTGIGAQQRMRDQYWPKLFYGSRYAERMPIGKKEILEKFSHASIKRFYKDWYRPELMSVIAVGDIQPDSIEYLIRKHFSNIATSDAKKVRPRNDFPVPPHKETWTAVARDKEAPNTMAQIFYKHPSQTVRSVQDYRTSLLRMLYTGMLNKRMEELTQQANPPFVFGGAFYGNFMRATDVYAVYAGTGETALERGLLAVLIENRRAQQHGFSRDEMEDYKKEILSNYESSYNNRDKVLSSSLADEFVEYALTAEAAPGMAWEYETVKRLLPTITVDEIHALAAQWITTENRIGVVTAPQNETVKLPDEARLLALIDSVATIQTAPYVYKTVQVPLLATLPRPGKIVKTKTLKEIAAEEWTLSNGMKVILKPTTYMTDEIKFSAYSFGGWSLGAPSQDMSAIYGMAPLGEGGIAEFSKTDLEKILSGKNVSVSTGIRMLSETISGQSLKKDMETMFQLIYLNFTAPRLDTTVFYALLSRQMAYIKNLDNDPRFVFSNELNRVVSRDHPRDPSVLRRERFSEINPQTALAIYLDRFAEAGDFVMTIVGSFEIETMRPFVERYLAGLPTTGRKETFKDLGIRRPDRNMDTTIYRGVDPRAQVNMQFHGALKKYDDLFLLRATAMLLTNKLIENLREDKGGVYGTSANAYANKYPVSNYAVIIGFSCAPERLDSLIGAVHEEIRKLAENGPAESDVNKIREALRRDLERNQKENAYWLRWIENAYYENASIKNITPEAQEKMIRRLSAKDIRKIAQKYIQNGHALIFKMRPEEKK
- a CDS encoding T9SS type A sorting domain-containing protein, encoding MKNLTKKLILTSLMALMAFSSAFGQNGTLRAKFVKSTDGSPVTDATFSAVLASNNQSYGVRTPNAQGEMEWSLPPGNYYVKRQTGNYVATNSVTVTLLAGETNSTLVTNPTSLTPLAFLRAKFVKSTDGTPVTDATFTAVLTSNNQNQGTRTPNAQGEMEWALPPGNYYVKLLTGYYVATNSVTVTLVAGETNSSLVTNPTSLTPSTILRAKFVKTTDGTPVTDATFTAVSTSNNQNQGTRTPNSQGEMEWVLAPGNYYVKLLTGNYVAANSVTVTLANGETNSTLVTNPTQIVPKSIIRAKFINSHDGSPITDATFRFFDQNGNYYTAQTPDANGIIESMVSPANFRVQLHSGLYVAYTSGSITVEPGTTNTAFVDTARVLTPLGVKAHFVNSNNTAVISGKTVKITDGSNNTVATQNTNANGDVLIQLAPGSYTMKAFDNDVNYQTQNIPITITSSALLDKGTINMAQNVFALSFDGVGDYVDAGNDASLGTVTSAITIETWILRKTGGSNSQHVISKGGGWGNTGFNLHFYSTGGEPNMLRFEVRGSGALIWDFYNVVTNIGYDQWHHLAVVWDKNTMPAPKVIIDGTLVYNASGDYTGTINASSYNLFIGRNSGINGGDFKGNLDEVRLWNVARTQAEIQASMSTHLSGSESGLLAYYKTDEGTGSLINDIAGANSQGALMGNTSWLSTTFPHISGTMTKILAGIFYESAYTDTTGEMKKDLSTIPMEFGLESNFPNPFNPTTTLRYALKEDVRVSLKVYNLLGQEVRNLVNEYQSAGFKNVLWDGKNNQGKQVPSGVYIYRLEAGSFKMSKKMNLIK
- a CDS encoding polysaccharide biosynthesis C-terminal domain-containing protein: MTSQSSQHHKETREVARGAFINLIGNFGKLSHFAFDLIATRVLGQTLFGYFSTTWLLMHLSFIVCYFGAHRLVIDFVVRYKDTDEDEYYKSILGYIILSLGLSAFLVLNVYLFADHLAAYMGKPPVADYMKIMVWCAPFYCLTTILMTATRGLKIMKLWVFIRNGFEPLVDLILLLVVFFVFGSIAAPFWAKMIAFTLGSGLSIYYFRKHFSMRRIFSHLPDGSTWKRIFSFGFPVMFADFISVVILKVEIIPLSILVPSAQVAVFQVILNTGNTMRNIPQAIDPIMMPVVVAMRQRNDMRALEGIFATLIRSSLFLACGFFVLTTIYGDFLLRIFADEFAYAAGALSIVCFGMMIHTVTSNIEPVLVMSGYPYLNLFNNVFLVAVSMTLDFILIPTYGIFGAAIGNLTGCLLTAALQIAEVHLILKIHPFRRDLLHIVWIGLGCYIIFKGLDFLFPAWTDLLIYDIICVCIFTAFYLYVGWKLFLHDEERILFSSMIHKPQSE